The following are from one region of the Pseudodesulfovibrio piezophilus C1TLV30 genome:
- a CDS encoding hemolysin family protein: MLQLILAVGVAVFVSMFCSVAEAALYSLSWADIEKLKTSGRRSAKVLQKLRMNVDEPITAILTLNTCAHTAGAAVAGWAWANLYGEKTLWAFTVGFTVIILIFTEILPKTLGVIYSDRIAPPLARPLSGLVVLFIPVIRFMRILSSMVSKKEKGGPDHTEDDIRAIVALTRRSGSIKPYEEQSITNILLLDTKTVEDIMTPRTVVFSMPGDLTVAEAREKYPDWPHSRIPVYDEDPEDVIGVVYRRLVLEALADGRDNLKLSDIMRPVRFVMETITLDKLLVKFLGSRLHLCVVLDEYGGVAGVVTLEDVLEEILGSEIVDETDRVVDMRELARQQRNELAGRRLVDGGTNDK, encoded by the coding sequence ATGTTACAACTCATTCTCGCAGTCGGCGTTGCCGTCTTCGTTTCCATGTTTTGCTCTGTAGCCGAGGCCGCACTGTATTCGCTCAGTTGGGCGGATATTGAAAAACTCAAGACCTCAGGGCGCAGGTCGGCAAAGGTTCTTCAAAAACTTCGCATGAATGTCGATGAGCCTATTACCGCCATCCTGACTCTGAATACATGTGCACATACGGCTGGCGCAGCTGTAGCAGGCTGGGCTTGGGCCAATTTGTATGGAGAAAAAACACTTTGGGCCTTTACAGTTGGCTTTACAGTAATTATTCTCATCTTCACAGAAATACTGCCCAAGACATTAGGGGTCATTTACAGTGACCGTATCGCTCCGCCTTTGGCCAGGCCTCTCAGTGGACTTGTCGTTCTTTTCATTCCTGTTATCCGGTTCATGAGAATTCTCTCAAGTATGGTAAGCAAGAAAGAGAAGGGAGGGCCGGACCATACAGAAGATGACATCAGGGCAATCGTGGCCCTGACACGTCGTTCCGGGTCCATCAAGCCGTATGAAGAGCAGTCCATTACCAATATACTGCTGCTGGATACGAAAACGGTGGAAGATATCATGACTCCCAGGACCGTGGTCTTTTCCATGCCTGGAGATTTGACGGTGGCAGAGGCGAGGGAAAAATATCCTGATTGGCCACATAGCCGCATCCCCGTCTACGATGAAGACCCGGAAGATGTGATCGGCGTAGTCTATAGAAGGTTGGTACTTGAAGCTCTGGCTGACGGACGTGACAATCTCAAGTTGAGTGACATTATGCGGCCAGTCCGCTTTGTCATGGAAACGATCACGCTTGATAAATTGTTGGTAAAATTTTTGGGGAGCAGGCTTCACCTCTGCGTTGTTCTCGACGAATATGGAGGAGTGGCCGGAGTCGTGACTTTGGAAGATGTTTTGGAAGAAATTTTGGGAAGCGAAATTGTTGACGAGACCGACAGAGTGGTGGATATGCGTGAGCTGGCCCGCCAACAGCGGAATGAGTTGGCAGGACGTCGCTTGGTAGACGGCGGAACGAACGACAAATAG
- a CDS encoding cytochrome c maturation protein CcmE produces the protein MAKSNGKTVYAVALMLFLGGLGYLIFSGLTEDSVYFLNVSEALAGDRTQIKQARLFGKVSPDDLIIAEGKLGASFDLIDKMEDDKSLRVDFKGALPDTFADDAEVIVEGSFSPDGEVFVARTLVTKCPSKYEEQSREMELEKDKRKS, from the coding sequence ATGGCGAAAAGCAACGGTAAAACAGTATATGCGGTGGCTCTCATGCTCTTCCTGGGAGGGCTTGGCTATCTCATCTTCTCTGGACTGACCGAAGACAGTGTTTATTTTCTCAATGTCTCGGAAGCGTTGGCCGGTGATCGAACTCAAATCAAGCAGGCTCGCCTCTTCGGCAAAGTCTCTCCGGACGATCTTATCATAGCGGAAGGTAAGCTCGGGGCATCTTTTGACCTCATAGACAAGATGGAAGACGACAAATCCTTGCGTGTCGACTTCAAGGGGGCACTCCCCGATACTTTTGCGGATGATGCGGAAGTGATTGTGGAAGGTTCTTTTTCTCCTGATGGCGAGGTTTTTGTCGCTCGAACTTTGGTCACGAAGTGTCCGTCAAAATACGAGGAACAAAGCAGGGAGATGGAGTTGGAGAAGGACAAGAGGAAAAGTTAA
- a CDS encoding heme lyase CcmF/NrfE family subunit gives MHLTGYVGLLFSLLAFLFLAIWAGFAAWTQKDESLILVERGQLLAGSGVIFSSLILLVALTSRDYSFQYVYENVDNALAFVYTLTAFWGGREGSLLFWELVIALSGMLFVFTPGYKLLSPRTRLFFWTFFLAIQGFFLLLLTCWSNPFIEMIPAPSDGRGLNPLLRNPGMIFHPPLLFLGFAGYAIPAACALAASIAGESKSWIKVCRNWNILSWVFLTAGIVLGGWWSYMELGWGGYWAWDPVENASLIPWFAGTAVLHTSLIEARRNALQRSNVFLMSMTFLLCVFSTYLTRSGVIDSLHSFGESGVAVPLFWGQMALLVITLMVTFMSERLTYRTLSDFLSRQGMLVITAWFLLALGVVVTLGTMWPVISQIWTTQSMGLDANFYNRVCLPFMSVLILLFCYCPWLGWKGGVRNKIGISIVSGALVIGFFGFYAAGISKPLATLTAAACVAALISIATLFILNPAMRKSRRAWGTYGIHLGLVLMALGIAFSGPYKIEHEFVMEQGEVVELGGYKIKYVSMSEDSTEELRARATTTLEVSKGDTLVGLMHPDKRIYKNFEKQQFAEVSTIFSLGDELYSTLLGFTDQSKASFKISVNPLVNWVWIGGTIMCILPLLVLTRIRKPEETN, from the coding sequence ATGCATTTGACCGGTTACGTGGGCCTGCTTTTTTCCTTGCTCGCCTTCCTTTTTCTCGCCATCTGGGCTGGTTTCGCCGCCTGGACACAAAAGGATGAATCCCTGATCCTTGTCGAAAGGGGGCAACTACTCGCCGGTTCCGGCGTTATTTTTTCTTCCCTGATCCTTCTTGTCGCCCTGACATCCCGAGACTATTCTTTTCAATACGTTTATGAAAATGTCGATAATGCGCTGGCGTTCGTCTATACCCTTACCGCATTTTGGGGTGGGCGCGAAGGGTCACTTCTCTTTTGGGAACTGGTTATCGCGCTTTCGGGAATGCTCTTTGTCTTTACCCCTGGCTATAAATTGCTTTCACCGAGAACCCGGCTATTCTTTTGGACGTTTTTTCTGGCCATTCAGGGGTTTTTCCTGCTCCTGCTGACCTGCTGGTCAAACCCGTTTATCGAAATGATCCCAGCCCCCAGTGACGGGCGGGGACTGAATCCATTGCTTCGTAATCCAGGCATGATTTTTCACCCCCCCTTGTTATTCCTCGGGTTTGCGGGGTATGCGATCCCTGCTGCGTGCGCACTTGCGGCATCCATTGCCGGGGAAAGCAAGTCCTGGATCAAGGTCTGTCGCAACTGGAATATCCTTTCCTGGGTTTTCCTGACCGCCGGAATTGTCCTCGGTGGCTGGTGGTCTTACATGGAGCTTGGATGGGGTGGTTACTGGGCTTGGGACCCCGTGGAAAACGCTTCGCTCATACCCTGGTTTGCCGGGACAGCGGTTCTGCATACATCCCTTATCGAGGCCAGACGGAATGCATTGCAACGCAGTAATGTTTTTCTGATGTCCATGACTTTTCTGCTCTGCGTGTTTTCAACATATCTGACCAGATCAGGTGTTATCGATTCCCTGCATTCCTTTGGAGAATCAGGCGTGGCTGTCCCCCTTTTCTGGGGCCAGATGGCTCTCCTTGTCATAACCTTGATGGTCACCTTCATGAGTGAACGTTTGACATACAGAACCCTTTCCGACTTTTTGAGTCGCCAGGGGATGCTTGTCATTACGGCCTGGTTTCTGCTCGCCCTTGGTGTGGTCGTCACTCTTGGAACCATGTGGCCGGTGATTAGTCAAATCTGGACGACCCAATCGATGGGCTTGGATGCCAATTTCTATAATCGAGTCTGTCTGCCGTTCATGTCTGTTTTGATTTTACTCTTCTGCTACTGTCCGTGGCTCGGCTGGAAAGGCGGCGTGCGCAACAAAATTGGTATTTCCATAGTATCCGGCGCACTTGTCATCGGTTTCTTCGGATTTTATGCCGCTGGTATCAGCAAACCACTTGCCACTCTGACTGCCGCAGCCTGCGTGGCCGCTCTTATCAGCATTGCGACCCTATTCATTCTGAATCCAGCCATGCGCAAGAGCCGTCGAGCATGGGGTACCTATGGAATACACCTTGGATTGGTGCTCATGGCACTGGGTATTGCCTTTTCAGGCCCGTACAAAATTGAGCATGAATTTGTCATGGAGCAGGGTGAAGTGGTGGAACTTGGCGGATACAAGATAAAATATGTCTCCATGTCCGAGGATAGCACCGAAGAACTTCGCGCTCGAGCCACAACAACACTTGAAGTGTCCAAAGGAGACACTCTTGTTGGTCTGATGCATCCAGACAAACGTATTTACAAGAACTTCGAAAAGCAGCAGTTCGCCGAAGTTTCCACGATCTTCAGTCTTGGCGATGAATTGTATTCGACATTGCTCGGGTTTACCGATCAGAGCAAGGCCAGCTTCAAGATCAGTGTCAACCCTCTGGTCAACTGGGTATGGATCGGTGGCACTATCATGTGCATCCTGCCTTTGCTGGTTCTGACCCGCATTCGCAAGCCGGAGGAAACCAACTAA
- a CDS encoding ABC transporter ATP-binding protein, translating to MIGEEKPLLTVKKAAKFYGSKLVFKDINCHIKAGEILLIAGPNGAGKSTLMRIMAGLSLPSAGEVSLHLDSEDMAYLGHATFIYPGLSALANLAFWGTMYGLSPLREELMALLQRVGLERAAEEKAGSFSRGMAQRLNLARIYLVEPKLIFLDEPGTGLDPKSLATLRREIAGFRDSGTSVVWISHHVLEDAALADTVLSIGNKKVEYFGPASRFALEAAKC from the coding sequence ATGATCGGCGAGGAGAAACCACTCCTTACCGTGAAAAAGGCAGCCAAGTTTTACGGGAGCAAGTTGGTCTTCAAGGATATTAACTGCCATATCAAAGCTGGAGAGATCCTTTTGATAGCCGGTCCTAACGGTGCGGGAAAATCCACTCTGATGAGAATCATGGCAGGATTGTCACTTCCTTCGGCTGGAGAGGTCTCTTTGCACCTTGATTCTGAGGACATGGCGTATCTGGGGCATGCCACCTTTATTTATCCGGGATTATCTGCCCTTGCCAACCTTGCCTTCTGGGGAACAATGTACGGTCTTTCCCCGTTACGGGAAGAGTTAATGGCTTTGCTCCAGCGGGTTGGTCTTGAACGTGCCGCAGAAGAGAAGGCCGGTTCTTTTTCGCGAGGTATGGCCCAGCGGTTGAACCTTGCCCGTATCTATCTTGTCGAACCGAAGCTCATTTTTCTTGATGAGCCTGGGACCGGACTGGACCCGAAATCCTTGGCTACATTACGCCGGGAGATAGCTGGTTTCAGGGATAGCGGGACCAGTGTTGTCTGGATCAGTCATCACGTATTGGAAGATGCCGCTTTGGCGGATACGGTTCTGTCCATTGGCAATAAAAAAGTCGAATACTTCGGTCCTGCCTCCCGGTTTGCGTTGGAGGCGGCGAAGTGCTGA
- a CDS encoding heme exporter protein CcmB yields the protein MLKRTYAFTSKDLRLSLSGGQGLVQAVLLGLLLIFMFSLSKPMGGLVSPQAAGAIFWLASAFGLVLVFNDLFAIEEVNGARIGVLSSPAPVHAVWIGKGVAGLSLLLISQLVFLPATIAFLGQVIYGPWWLICVTLVGADIGLVVIGALLGALSQGQAARESLLSVIVFPLLLPVLLAGISLFGMCFDPGVAEGCDKWLGLIFAFDCLFAGAGLFLFPFVYSGEE from the coding sequence GTGCTGAAAAGAACGTACGCCTTTACTTCCAAGGATCTGAGACTTTCTCTGTCGGGTGGCCAGGGGCTCGTGCAGGCAGTCCTCCTCGGCTTATTGCTCATTTTCATGTTTTCTCTTTCCAAGCCGATGGGGGGGCTCGTTTCACCCCAGGCGGCTGGTGCCATTTTTTGGCTTGCCTCCGCGTTTGGTTTGGTATTGGTCTTCAACGATCTTTTTGCCATAGAAGAAGTCAACGGCGCGCGTATCGGTGTGCTCTCGTCACCCGCCCCTGTTCACGCAGTCTGGATAGGCAAAGGTGTGGCCGGTTTGAGTTTGCTGTTGATTTCACAGCTAGTCTTCCTGCCTGCGACGATCGCCTTCCTTGGGCAGGTCATTTATGGACCTTGGTGGCTGATATGTGTGACATTAGTTGGTGCTGATATCGGGCTGGTTGTGATCGGTGCTTTGCTGGGGGCACTCAGTCAGGGGCAGGCTGCGCGGGAGTCTCTCTTGTCTGTCATTGTGTTCCCGCTTCTTTTGCCGGTTTTATTGGCTGGAATTTCCTTGTTTGGCATGTGCTTTGATCCTGGTGTGGCCGAGGGGTGCGACAAATGGCTCGGCCTGATCTTTGCCTTTGATTGTCTTTTCGCCGGGGCCGGACTTTTCCTGTTCCCGTTTGTCTACAGTGGGGAAGAGTAG
- the ccsA gene encoding cytochrome c biogenesis protein CcsA translates to MKVKILAVLAGIGLLVHQYFIWFYAPIAQSGLVQKIFYMHLPCSWWALVSFFVVFVASILYLFKRDEVFDRVAGAAAEVGVLFASLALLTGSVWARAEWGHWWLWDPKLTTALIMWYVYAGYLVLRNTPMGRDRKALVCAVLGIVAFLDVPLVFFSAKLWGSAHPDGLARKSSGMEVRMWHTVFTGLAAFGFVWGAMLLSRVKQLAHHARLEALFVWDDE, encoded by the coding sequence ATGAAAGTTAAAATTCTTGCTGTGTTGGCAGGCATTGGGTTGCTTGTTCACCAGTATTTCATCTGGTTTTATGCGCCGATCGCCCAGTCCGGTTTGGTGCAGAAGATTTTTTATATGCATCTGCCGTGTTCATGGTGGGCGCTTGTGAGTTTTTTCGTCGTTTTTGTCGCTTCCATTCTTTATCTGTTCAAACGCGATGAAGTCTTTGACCGGGTGGCCGGTGCAGCTGCGGAGGTGGGAGTCCTCTTTGCTTCCTTGGCCTTGTTGACCGGATCTGTCTGGGCGCGCGCGGAATGGGGTCATTGGTGGTTATGGGACCCAAAACTGACGACGGCTCTGATCATGTGGTATGTCTATGCCGGGTATTTAGTGCTCCGCAACACTCCTATGGGCAGAGATCGCAAGGCGCTGGTGTGCGCTGTGCTGGGTATAGTCGCTTTTCTAGATGTTCCTCTGGTCTTTTTTTCTGCAAAATTGTGGGGAAGTGCCCATCCTGATGGATTGGCACGGAAAAGCTCAGGAATGGAGGTTCGTATGTGGCATACCGTTTTTACTGGGCTTGCCGCTTTTGGCTTTGTCTGGGGTGCCATGCTTTTGAGCCGGGTCAAGCAGTTGGCGCACCACGCCCGTCTGGAAGCCTTGTTTGTTTGGGATGATGAATAG
- a CDS encoding CcmD family protein, whose translation MSAITYLFIANCAVWLGVAGYLIFLASKSCGLEKRMQQLELLGDENDR comes from the coding sequence ATGTCTGCAATTACCTACCTGTTCATAGCCAACTGCGCGGTTTGGCTCGGTGTGGCCGGTTATCTCATTTTTCTGGCTTCCAAATCCTGTGGCCTGGAAAAACGCATGCAGCAGCTTGAGCTTTTAGGAGATGAGAATGATCGCTAA
- a CDS encoding tetratricopeptide repeat protein — MIANSAELGRKVVLLTVFVAVAAMFVTSFNYRMNHPNLFVQVQAAHTADDGHDHGDQPVPPPGMGGSMSQVKEFMDRVEKNPDDVDALVNLGKAFLMMRAWDRAIDPLEKAQSLQPENTEVLKALGIAHFNKEDFTKASAAYDAILRITPEDSLALFNQGVIFKYYFEKPGEARKYFEKILATEKNDEQMRKMAEQELEK, encoded by the coding sequence ATGATCGCTAATAGTGCTGAATTGGGACGTAAGGTGGTTTTGCTGACGGTGTTCGTGGCCGTCGCTGCCATGTTCGTGACGAGTTTCAATTATCGGATGAACCATCCCAATCTGTTTGTTCAGGTTCAAGCTGCCCATACGGCAGATGATGGTCATGATCATGGAGATCAGCCGGTTCCTCCTCCGGGAATGGGTGGCTCCATGTCTCAGGTGAAGGAATTCATGGATAGGGTTGAAAAGAACCCAGATGATGTTGACGCGCTGGTCAACCTCGGAAAAGCATTTCTCATGATGCGGGCCTGGGATCGCGCCATTGACCCTCTGGAAAAGGCTCAGTCTCTTCAGCCTGAGAATACAGAAGTGCTCAAGGCATTAGGTATTGCGCACTTCAATAAAGAGGATTTTACCAAAGCCTCTGCTGCTTATGATGCAATCCTCAGGATCACGCCTGAAGATAGTCTCGCTTTGTTCAATCAAGGGGTTATTTTCAAATATTATTTTGAAAAACCCGGTGAAGCCAGAAAGTACTTCGAAAAAATACTGGCTACAGAAAAGAATGACGAACAGATGCGAAAGATGGCCGAGCAGGAGCTGGAGAAGTAA
- a CDS encoding branched-chain amino acid ABC transporter substrate-binding protein yields MRKLHLIALCIAMVALLAACGGEEKKGEEKKAEAPAPAAKLVLGVAGAHSGDLASYGLPSVNAAKLVAAKFNAAGGVNGAMVEVAAQDDQCKPELATNAATKMVSDDVKIVLGHICSGATKAALPIYLESKIVLMSPSATNPPLTQSGDYPNFFRTIAPDDAQASLEVAFAKGLGLKKIAVIHDKGDYGKGFASFCKTFIEQEEGIDVVLFEGVTPGAVDYSAVVQKIKSSGADGVIFGGYHPEASKIVSGMRKKNLEVPFLSDDGVKDETFIKVAGKYAEGVYATGPMDFSSNPIYQEAVAAHKAEFGADPGPFFPEAYSAAMALLTAVQNAGGTDYDKVTEALRTQYVDTAVGKIKFDAKGDAEGVGFSVYQVRDGQYVEVK; encoded by the coding sequence ATGAGAAAACTGCATCTGATCGCGTTGTGCATAGCGATGGTCGCCTTGTTGGCGGCATGCGGCGGCGAAGAAAAAAAAGGTGAAGAAAAAAAAGCTGAAGCTCCGGCTCCGGCAGCCAAATTGGTCCTTGGTGTCGCTGGTGCTCATTCTGGAGATTTGGCATCATATGGCTTGCCGAGCGTCAATGCAGCCAAACTGGTGGCCGCCAAGTTCAATGCCGCAGGTGGTGTGAATGGTGCCATGGTGGAAGTTGCTGCACAGGATGACCAGTGCAAGCCCGAGTTGGCTACCAATGCCGCTACCAAGATGGTTTCCGATGACGTCAAGATAGTGCTCGGCCACATTTGCTCCGGTGCGACCAAGGCCGCTTTGCCCATCTATCTTGAGTCGAAGATTGTTCTCATGTCTCCCTCTGCCACTAATCCGCCGTTGACTCAGTCCGGCGATTATCCGAATTTTTTCCGTACTATCGCACCTGATGATGCGCAGGCTTCTCTTGAAGTTGCCTTTGCCAAGGGCCTTGGCCTCAAAAAGATCGCCGTCATTCATGACAAGGGCGACTACGGTAAGGGTTTCGCTTCCTTCTGCAAGACATTCATTGAGCAGGAAGAGGGTATTGATGTTGTTTTGTTTGAAGGCGTGACGCCGGGCGCAGTGGATTATTCAGCTGTTGTGCAGAAGATCAAAAGCTCTGGTGCCGATGGAGTCATTTTCGGTGGCTATCATCCTGAAGCTTCCAAGATCGTCTCCGGCATGCGCAAGAAGAATCTTGAAGTTCCTTTCCTTTCCGATGATGGTGTGAAGGACGAAACATTCATCAAGGTTGCAGGCAAGTACGCTGAAGGCGTCTACGCTACCGGTCCCATGGATTTCTCCAGCAATCCGATTTACCAGGAAGCTGTTGCTGCCCATAAGGCCGAATTCGGCGCTGATCCCGGCCCCTTCTTTCCTGAAGCATACTCCGCTGCCATGGCGCTGCTGACAGCTGTCCAGAATGCTGGTGGCACAGACTACGACAAAGTCACTGAAGCACTGCGTACTCAGTATGTTGATACCGCTGTTGGCAAGATCAAGTTCGATGCCAAGGGTGACGCGGAAGGTGTCGGCTTCTCTGTTTATCAGGTTCGTGATGGCCAGTACGTAGAAGTCAAGTAG
- a CDS encoding branched-chain amino acid ABC transporter permease encodes MEYFLELLVGGLTRGSIYALIALGYTMVYGIIELINFAHGEIYMIGAFTGLIAAGLLTMLGFPGPAILAIALVCAVIWAAAYGYTIEKVAYKPLRGAPRLSPLISAIGMSIFLQNYVMLAQTSDFLSFPELIPEFDFMKGAGSMLSSSELVIVAATVLVCIGLTLFIKFTKLGKAMRATAQNRKMALLVGINVDMVISATFVLGSSLAAVGGVLIASHIGQINYFIGFIAGIKAFTAAVLGGIGSIPGAMLGALVLGLTEAFATGYVSSDYEDVFAFCLLVLILIFRPSGIMGKEKVQKV; translated from the coding sequence ATGGAATATTTTCTGGAACTGCTTGTTGGTGGATTGACCCGAGGCAGCATCTACGCGCTCATAGCCTTGGGCTACACCATGGTTTACGGCATCATCGAGTTGATTAACTTTGCGCATGGTGAAATATACATGATTGGTGCTTTTACCGGCCTTATCGCTGCGGGATTGCTGACCATGCTCGGGTTTCCAGGACCTGCGATACTTGCTATCGCCCTTGTGTGCGCGGTGATATGGGCTGCAGCCTATGGATATACCATCGAGAAAGTGGCTTACAAACCCCTTCGGGGCGCACCTCGCCTTTCTCCACTTATTTCTGCAATCGGTATGTCCATTTTTTTGCAGAATTATGTCATGTTGGCTCAAACTTCGGATTTCCTTTCTTTCCCGGAGCTTATCCCTGAATTTGACTTTATGAAGGGAGCAGGCTCCATGCTCAGTTCTTCTGAACTTGTCATCGTTGCCGCGACAGTGCTTGTCTGCATCGGCCTGACCTTGTTCATCAAGTTTACCAAACTTGGCAAGGCCATGCGTGCCACTGCTCAGAACAGAAAAATGGCCCTGCTGGTCGGCATCAATGTCGACATGGTGATTTCTGCAACTTTTGTCCTTGGGTCCAGCTTGGCTGCTGTCGGTGGTGTCCTGATTGCTTCCCATATTGGGCAAATAAATTACTTCATCGGATTTATTGCAGGTATCAAGGCTTTTACAGCCGCAGTCCTTGGTGGGATTGGGTCAATTCCCGGCGCCATGCTCGGAGCTTTGGTCCTTGGTCTGACAGAGGCTTTTGCCACAGGGTATGTCTCTTCAGACTATGAAGATGTGTTCGCATTCTGCTTGCTCGTCCTCATCTTGATTTTCCGTCCCTCAGGGATCATGGGTAAGGAAAAGGTTCAGAAGGT